Sequence from the Pseudophaeobacter arcticus DSM 23566 genome:
GCCCGCCCTGCCTTGATCAGTTAAGACCTCGGTAAGCCACAAACCATACTCTTTAACGACCCTTTCTGGACGAACAATGCTGAGGAGCATCCAATGCGTACTCTTATGGTTTCATCTTTTTTTGCCCTAATAGCCCTGCCCGCTGTTGCTACTGACTATCAGGTGGCGATGGACAACTATCTTGAAACCAATATCCGCAGCTGGGCTCAAAACCCGGTGCTGGTCGAGGCTATATCCAGCCAAAACCAGGAAACAAATGGATTGGGTCAAGCCGATGTCGACGCCCTGGACACCCAATGGCGCGCTGAAGTTGGCACCGATGGATCAGCTTTGATCAACGACGTGCTGAACAATGACGCTGCAGAGTTCCTGCGTGCTCAGGTTGAAGCCTCAGGCGGCCGGATCACCGAGGTCTTTGTCATGGATGCACAGGGTCTGAATGTCGCCGCCTCCAGCGCTACATCTGACATGTGGCAGGGTGACGAAGCCAAATTTCAGATGACCTATAGCGTTGGCTCGGATGCCGTCCATTTTGGCGAAGTTGAATTGGATGAATCCAGCCGCCGATATCAAGCCCAGATTTCCCTGACCATCGTTGATGCGGAAACTGGTGCCGCAATTGGTGCGATGACCGTCGGCGTCGACGCTGACTCCCTAATGTAAAGTCTCACCAGCAAACAGCTTAGCGAATGTTATTTATGAAGGTAAAAAAATGAAAGCCCGCATACCCTCGATCCCTCTATTCAAAGGCATGTCAGTCTTCATGAAGTGCTGTTTGCTGATTGCCGCGACCACTCTGGTGGTATCTGGCGCTCTAATGGTCAGGACCGACGCCACCTTTAAGGCCGCCGTCGAAAAGGGTGTACATACCCTTGGCAATGGCGTCACCATAACAGTGGCCGCCCGCAGCGGTGGCTCAATTCGCTTTGGCGACGCTGATCGCCTCTCGGCGGATATCGCCAACATCCTGGAACTCTCCGACGGGCGTGCCATGTTTGGTGCAGCCATAAACAGCAAGGGCAAAGCCATCGCCTCCGCAGGCGAAGCCAGTGAAGCAGATATCGAAACGCTGACCCTTTTGGGCATTGCCTCTGCGGAATCCGGTCAGTTGGAAGTCAGCCCGGACGGTTTCTTTATCGCGGCACCTGCCATGGCTGGGGCCAATGCTGACGTACTTGTTGGGTCCATTGCAATGATCTGGTCCCCCGAACGCGCCTTTGCCGAGGCTGCCCCCGGTCAGACAATGACGCATATCTTTGCAGGCACCGCCTTTGTCATCATGTGTCTGCTCTCTGTTATTGCCCTGCGCAGAATCCTGTCGCAACCGCTGAAAACTGTCGGCGCGACCATCGATGTGATTGCGGATGGCGATTATACGCAACCGGTTCCGCTGCTGGACCGACGTGACGAAATGGGCGCCATCGCCCGCACCATCGACAATTTGAAGACCCAGCTCACGGCGGCACAGGCGGTTGAAGAAGAACGCCAGAAAGCTCAGGAAGCTCAGAAACATGTGGTAGAGCGGCTGAACCAGGCCCTGCAAAGCATGTCGGAAGGTGATCTTACCAAAGCCATCAATACGCCATTCGAGGGCGAATACGAAAGCCTGCGCACCAACTATAACACCACGTTGTCTACATTGGTCGGGATTATGAATGCGGTTGTGGAAAGCACCACCCGGATCCGCGCCAGTGCAGAAGAGATCAGCCAATCCTCCAGCGATCTGTCGCAACGGACCGAAAGCCAAGCGGCCACTCTGGAAGAAACCGCCGCCGCGATGGAACAGCTCACCGTGAGCGTGAAATCCGCAGCAGAGGGGGCAAAACAGGTCGAAGTCATCGTTGAGAAAGCCCAGAGCGGCGCCAAGCAAAGCGGTCAGGTTGTAACCGATGCGGTCAATGCAATGTCCGAGATCGAAACCTCTTCGAACCAGATTTCGCAGATCATCTCGGTGATTGACGACATCTCCTTCCAGACCAATCTTCTGGCGCTGAATGCCGGGGTTGAAGCCGCCCG
This genomic interval carries:
- a CDS encoding methyl-accepting chemotaxis protein; its protein translation is MKARIPSIPLFKGMSVFMKCCLLIAATTLVVSGALMVRTDATFKAAVEKGVHTLGNGVTITVAARSGGSIRFGDADRLSADIANILELSDGRAMFGAAINSKGKAIASAGEASEADIETLTLLGIASAESGQLEVSPDGFFIAAPAMAGANADVLVGSIAMIWSPERAFAEAAPGQTMTHIFAGTAFVIMCLLSVIALRRILSQPLKTVGATIDVIADGDYTQPVPLLDRRDEMGAIARTIDNLKTQLTAAQAVEEERQKAQEAQKHVVERLNQALQSMSEGDLTKAINTPFEGEYESLRTNYNTTLSTLVGIMNAVVESTTRIRASAEEISQSSSDLSQRTESQAATLEETAAAMEQLTVSVKSAAEGAKQVEVIVEKAQSGAKQSGQVVTDAVNAMSEIETSSNQISQIISVIDDISFQTNLLALNAGVEAARAGEAGRGFAVVASEVRALAQRSSDAAQEIKQLISESSQHVAKGVDLVGKAGSELESIISRVGTISNHVAEIAQGASEQSTTLLEINTGVSQLDHVTQHNAAMVEESTAASQILRNDASELAKQVAVFKTGENRAVTPLRSASPAPAPAAHSQFHEPEDDFFAEDTSSSALPAAVGWDDF